The sequence below is a genomic window from Salicibibacter cibarius.
GAATACGAGGCAGAATATGACTATGAAGGCGGAAATCCCGAAGCGGAAATTGAAGATACTCGGAACGGCGAAGATATAGAAATGGAAGGCGAAGAGGCATTAGAGGAACTTGCCGGCATCCTTCCGGAAATGGATATTGATGAGAACTCCGGTGACGATGACATATTGGATGCCGCGATTGATGCATTTAACCTTGATGAAGATTACAGCGAGCTGGAAGTTGAAGCAGAGTTCTTTGATGGTGGCGAAACAGAGGTTGAGGATGAATCTTAATCTTTTTCAAAATAAAGATGATAGTGGAATTTGCATCCTTCATTAAAGACGGAGTGGCATTTAAGGCAACGGTCGGTTTCCAAATACGCGCGGATGGTATGCTCATAACCGCAAACGCCGCATAAAATGGCACGCTCGCCAAATTGATCCGAAGGCCATACGGAAATGGCGTGTGCCTCAGATTCTTGATGGCA
It includes:
- a CDS encoding CHY zinc finger protein — protein: MKRVYGKQIDRQTRCIHYSTEKDIIAIKFHCCKKFYPCYQCHQESEAHAISVWPSDQFGERAILCGVCGYEHTIRAYLETDRCLKCHSVFNEGCKFHYHLYFEKD